One region of Microbacterium rhizosphaerae genomic DNA includes:
- a CDS encoding dihydrofolate reductase family protein translates to MAVRLDLNISLDGVASPSGQSADNPMGEDWGRLVAHYIATKTFRERVLHDGSGGGTTGVDDRYAVEYFQGIGAEIMGAGMFGLHAFPDDPDWRGWWGEEPPFGGPVLVLTHLERAPIEFANGTRFEFVSTSPEEALARAHDLAGGADVRIGGGVGIARSFLAAGLVDRIHVAISPIILGHGERLWDDLRNFDTGYAVSSELADSGVIHVTLTR, encoded by the coding sequence ATGGCTGTACGACTCGACCTCAACATCTCACTCGACGGGGTCGCGAGCCCGTCCGGCCAGAGCGCCGACAATCCGATGGGCGAGGACTGGGGGCGGCTCGTCGCGCACTACATCGCCACGAAGACCTTCCGTGAGCGTGTGCTGCACGACGGGTCCGGAGGGGGCACCACGGGCGTGGATGACCGCTACGCGGTCGAGTACTTCCAGGGCATCGGCGCCGAGATCATGGGAGCCGGGATGTTCGGGCTCCACGCCTTCCCGGACGACCCCGACTGGCGCGGATGGTGGGGCGAGGAGCCGCCCTTCGGCGGACCGGTCCTGGTGCTCACGCACCTCGAGCGGGCTCCGATCGAATTCGCGAACGGCACACGGTTCGAGTTCGTGTCCACGAGCCCGGAGGAGGCCCTCGCCCGCGCCCACGACCTCGCCGGGGGAGCGGACGTCCGCATCGGCGGAGGTGTCGGCATCGCGCGCAGCTTCCTCGCCGCCGGGCTGGTCGACCGCATCCACGTGGCGATCTCTCCGATCATCCTCGGGCACGGCGAGCGGCTCTGGGATGACCTCCGGAACTTCGACACCGGCTACGCCGTGTCGTCCGAGCTCGCCGACAGCGGCGTCATCCACGTCACACTCACCCGCTGA
- a CDS encoding cation transporter, with protein sequence MTTTDAARLRRTGIGLELATLAWNVVGVVLLAILAWQSASVALLGFGLDSLIEIGASTVVIWELTGTDERRQHRALRLIGWAFVLLAGYLFVQSVVALVTGHRPTPMIGGILWTALTALAMFGLAWGKRAVGRRLGNPVLMTEARVTVIDGILATSVLVGILLDYALGWWWADSAVGLIIVFYAAREAIHIFRD encoded by the coding sequence ATGACGACGACGGATGCGGCGCGCCTGCGCCGCACGGGCATCGGCCTCGAGCTCGCCACGCTGGCATGGAACGTCGTCGGCGTAGTGCTGCTCGCGATCCTCGCGTGGCAGTCGGCATCCGTCGCCCTTCTCGGCTTCGGTCTGGACAGTCTTATCGAGATCGGGGCGAGCACCGTCGTCATCTGGGAGCTCACCGGCACCGACGAGCGGCGGCAGCACCGCGCGCTGCGCCTCATCGGGTGGGCCTTCGTGCTCCTCGCGGGATATCTGTTCGTGCAGTCCGTGGTCGCCCTCGTGACAGGTCACCGTCCGACGCCCATGATCGGCGGCATCCTCTGGACGGCGCTCACCGCACTCGCCATGTTCGGGCTGGCGTGGGGCAAGCGGGCGGTCGGCCGGCGCCTCGGAAACCCGGTCCTCATGACGGAGGCGCGCGTCACCGTCATCGACGGCATCCTGGCGACCAGCGTGCTCGTCGGAATCCTGCTCGACTACGCGCTCGGCTGGTGGTGGGCCGACTCCGCCGTCGGACTGATCATCGTGTTCTACGCCGCTCGCGAGGCGATACACATCTTCCGCGACTGA
- a CDS encoding ArsR/SmtB family transcription factor, with translation MTADKQGCGYATDSPYVELAVEIFAMLADATRVRIILALKDSGELSVNHLADIVDKSPAAVSQHLAKLRLARIVSTRQEGQRVFYRLENEHASRLVADAISQAEHSLGGTPRHHHTDREPV, from the coding sequence ATGACTGCAGATAAGCAGGGATGCGGGTACGCGACCGACAGCCCGTACGTCGAATTGGCGGTGGAGATCTTCGCGATGCTCGCCGACGCCACACGCGTGCGCATCATCCTCGCCCTCAAGGACTCCGGCGAGCTGTCGGTGAACCACCTCGCCGACATCGTCGACAAGTCGCCGGCGGCCGTGTCCCAGCATCTGGCGAAGCTGCGCCTCGCCCGCATCGTCTCCACCCGTCAGGAAGGCCAGCGCGTGTTCTACCGCCTCGAGAACGAGCATGCATCGCGCCTGGTCGCCGACGCGATCTCCCAGGCCGAGCACTCGCTCGGCGGGACGCCCCGCCACCACCACACGGATCGGGAGCCGGTATGA
- a CDS encoding D-alanyl-D-alanine carboxypeptidase, with amino-acid sequence MTTDLQQPDEFADLMDLMRNEREYSDRREARDPSDHRRGLRALLIAAIILVLILAAGGGYVAWALNAPLHAPTGTAQEPDVALPAAATLALPAEGASAISMTGADEYVGATASGIWAKSGGDAPRPIASISKLITALVVLHAKPLKSASDPGPRITFNKADHALYDKYYVMGAAIAAMPTGSTMSERDALATMLLPSAANYAEAVANWAFGSQGGYISATKKWLAANGLGSTTIVEPTGMSARNTSTTADLITLGKLAAADPALAAITSTKSISLPGPGTLTNTNDLLGTDGITGLKTGNLGDGTYNLLYTASFVVGDTHPVTVTGVVLGGATHQSVDQDVTQLLASIRQGFHNVEVASSGQHIGTYSTAWGSTAGIVVAKDASVFTWSNTPITTTLKMKTPSSYENGAVVGSVTFTAGANTTTVPVTVVGGIHPPTAWWRLTHPQELGG; translated from the coding sequence ATGACGACCGACCTCCAGCAGCCCGACGAGTTCGCCGACCTCATGGACCTCATGCGCAACGAGCGCGAGTACTCCGATCGGCGCGAAGCACGCGATCCGAGCGACCACCGGCGGGGTCTGCGAGCCCTGCTCATCGCCGCGATCATCCTGGTGCTGATCCTCGCCGCCGGCGGCGGCTACGTCGCGTGGGCGCTGAATGCGCCTCTGCACGCCCCGACCGGTACCGCCCAGGAGCCGGACGTCGCGCTGCCCGCAGCCGCCACCCTCGCCCTGCCGGCCGAAGGGGCATCGGCGATCTCGATGACGGGAGCGGACGAGTACGTCGGCGCGACGGCCAGCGGCATCTGGGCCAAGAGCGGCGGCGATGCCCCGCGGCCCATCGCGAGCATCAGCAAGCTCATCACGGCACTCGTCGTGCTGCACGCGAAGCCCCTGAAGAGCGCGAGCGATCCCGGACCGAGGATCACCTTCAACAAGGCCGATCACGCGCTGTACGACAAGTACTACGTGATGGGCGCGGCGATCGCCGCCATGCCCACGGGAAGCACGATGTCCGAGCGCGACGCGCTCGCGACGATGCTTCTGCCGTCAGCGGCGAACTACGCCGAGGCGGTGGCGAACTGGGCGTTCGGTTCGCAGGGCGGCTACATCAGCGCGACGAAGAAATGGCTCGCCGCGAACGGGCTGGGCAGCACCACCATCGTCGAGCCCACGGGCATGAGCGCCCGCAACACGAGCACGACCGCCGACCTCATCACGCTCGGCAAGCTCGCCGCCGCCGACCCCGCTCTCGCAGCGATCACGTCGACGAAGTCGATCTCCCTGCCCGGACCCGGCACGCTGACCAACACGAACGATCTGCTCGGCACCGACGGGATCACGGGGCTCAAGACCGGCAACCTCGGCGACGGCACCTACAACCTGCTGTACACGGCATCCTTCGTCGTGGGCGACACGCATCCCGTCACCGTCACCGGAGTGGTCCTCGGCGGCGCGACGCACCAGTCGGTCGACCAGGACGTCACGCAGCTGCTCGCGAGCATCCGTCAGGGGTTCCACAACGTCGAGGTCGCCTCGTCGGGCCAGCACATCGGCACCTACTCGACCGCGTGGGGCTCGACCGCGGGGATCGTCGTCGCCAAGGACGCATCGGTCTTCACGTGGTCGAACACCCCGATCACCACGACCCTCAAGATGAAGACGCCGTCCTCCTACGAGAACGGCGCGGTGGTCGGAAGCGTGACCTTCACGGCCGGCGCGAACACCACGACCGTGCCGGTGACCGTGGTCGGCGGCATCCATCCGCCCACCGCGTGGTGGCGGCTCACGCATCCGCAGGAGCTCGGCGGTTAG
- a CDS encoding fatty acid desaturase family protein, whose amino-acid sequence MSLAAVASPTLGPIRQTYARAEDFPPITRAYTHVSEVVRETGLLRRAPWFYLLVGAAIAVAFGGAITGFILLGDSWFQLLIAGALGILFTQVAFLSHEAAHRQILSTGPANDRLARVLGAVVGMSYSWWDSKHSRHHANPNRVSKDPDIEVDTISFLEEDAVQARGLRRLITRKQGWLFFPLLTFEGFNLYFLSFRHLSSRGPVKGRWTEIGMLTLRFALVLTPVFLFLPLGMAFAFVGVMTAVFGVYMGASFAPNHKGMPIIAADAKLDFFSKQVRTSRNIRGGWWATWLMGGLNYQVEHHLFPSMARPHLAKAREIVRDYCLSNDVPYTETSLVRSYAIVIDYLNRVGLAARDPFDCPLASQYRRV is encoded by the coding sequence ATGTCTCTAGCCGCAGTCGCATCTCCGACCCTCGGGCCGATCCGACAGACGTATGCTCGAGCCGAGGACTTCCCGCCGATCACGCGCGCGTACACCCACGTGTCCGAGGTTGTGCGCGAGACCGGTCTCCTGCGCCGCGCGCCCTGGTTCTACCTCCTTGTCGGTGCGGCCATCGCCGTGGCGTTCGGTGGAGCGATCACGGGTTTCATCCTTCTCGGCGACAGCTGGTTCCAGCTGCTGATCGCCGGCGCGCTCGGCATCCTGTTCACGCAGGTCGCCTTCCTCTCCCACGAGGCGGCGCACCGGCAGATCCTTTCCACGGGGCCCGCGAACGACCGCCTCGCGCGAGTGCTCGGCGCGGTCGTCGGCATGAGCTACTCGTGGTGGGACTCGAAGCACAGCCGCCACCACGCGAACCCGAACCGCGTCAGCAAGGACCCCGACATCGAGGTCGACACCATCTCCTTCCTCGAGGAGGATGCCGTGCAGGCCCGCGGACTGCGCCGACTCATCACCCGCAAACAGGGATGGCTGTTCTTTCCGCTGCTGACGTTCGAGGGCTTCAACCTCTACTTCCTCAGCTTCCGGCACCTGTCCTCTCGCGGACCGGTCAAGGGCCGGTGGACCGAGATCGGCATGCTGACGCTGCGATTCGCACTCGTTCTGACGCCGGTGTTCCTCTTCCTCCCGCTCGGGATGGCTTTCGCCTTCGTCGGCGTCATGACAGCCGTGTTCGGCGTGTACATGGGCGCGTCTTTCGCCCCCAACCACAAGGGCATGCCGATCATCGCCGCCGACGCGAAGCTCGACTTCTTCTCCAAGCAGGTGCGCACGTCGCGCAACATCCGCGGCGGATGGTGGGCCACCTGGCTGATGGGCGGCCTGAACTACCAGGTCGAGCACCACCTCTTCCCCAGCATGGCCCGCCCGCACCTCGCCAAGGCCCGCGAGATCGTCCGCGACTACTGCCTCAGCAACGACGTGCCTTACACCGAGACGTCGCTCGTGCGCTCATACGCCATCGTCATCGACTACCTCAACCGCGTCGGGCTCGCCGCGCGCGACCCCTTCGACTGCCCCCTCGCCAGCCAGTACCGGCGCGTGTAA
- the arsA gene encoding arsenical pump-driving ATPase, producing the protein MRYLESAPRFLFFTGKGGVGKTSVACATSVRLATRERRVLLVSTDPASNLGQVFGMTIGNRVTQIAAVPGLAALEIDPEQAAEAYRERIIGPLRGHMPEAEIAGITESLSGSCTTEIASFDEFTQLLTDDVAYGRYDHIIFDTAPTGHTLRLLQLPGAWTEFLSGGGDASCLGPLAGLDKHRATYSAAVDALTDPARTRLILVARPQPSALKEIERTYSELRAIGIADGFVVINGVLPEIAGEEPIARAVRHREAVALSAIPAAIADLPRDVLELKAANVVDLDALRAFFTPEPADTAARAAVDPADLPNAPLVALVDQIQSDGHGLVMCMGKGGVGKTTIAAAVALALAERGHEVLLTTTDPAANLTDTLGETVDRLTVARIDPDSALAQYRSHVMATKGRDLDEPGRAALAEDLMSPCTAEVAVFQQFSRAVHDSRRTFVVMDTAPTGHTLLLLDAAGSYHREIARQMGAANMAYSTPLMRLQDPAQTKVILVTLAETTPVLEAADLQGDLERAGIHPWAWVVNSSIAAAHPRSAFLRTRARNEVAQIERVRELADRLAIVPLLSEEPIGVAQLAALTGGMPQLA; encoded by the coding sequence ATGAGGTACCTCGAGAGCGCACCACGATTCCTGTTCTTCACCGGCAAGGGCGGCGTCGGCAAGACCTCGGTCGCGTGTGCCACGTCGGTGCGCCTCGCGACCCGCGAACGCCGTGTACTGCTGGTGAGCACGGATCCCGCATCCAATCTCGGCCAGGTATTCGGCATGACGATCGGCAACCGGGTCACGCAGATCGCTGCCGTGCCCGGCCTCGCGGCTCTGGAGATCGACCCTGAGCAAGCGGCCGAGGCCTACCGGGAACGCATCATCGGGCCCTTGCGGGGGCACATGCCCGAAGCGGAGATCGCGGGGATCACGGAAAGCCTCTCGGGCTCGTGCACGACCGAGATCGCGTCCTTCGATGAGTTCACCCAGCTCCTGACCGACGACGTCGCATACGGGCGCTATGACCACATCATCTTCGATACCGCTCCGACCGGCCACACGCTCCGACTGCTTCAGCTGCCGGGGGCGTGGACCGAGTTCCTCTCCGGCGGCGGGGATGCGTCGTGTCTGGGTCCGCTCGCCGGCCTTGACAAACACCGCGCGACCTACTCCGCTGCGGTCGATGCACTCACCGATCCCGCGCGCACGCGGCTGATCCTGGTTGCGCGGCCTCAGCCCTCGGCACTCAAGGAGATCGAGCGCACGTACTCCGAGTTGAGGGCGATCGGAATCGCCGACGGCTTCGTCGTGATCAACGGCGTGCTTCCGGAGATCGCCGGCGAGGAGCCCATCGCCCGTGCCGTGCGGCATCGGGAGGCCGTGGCGCTGTCGGCGATACCGGCGGCGATCGCCGACCTTCCCCGTGACGTGCTCGAGCTCAAGGCGGCGAATGTGGTCGACCTCGACGCGCTGCGCGCGTTCTTCACGCCGGAACCCGCAGACACGGCAGCCCGTGCTGCGGTGGATCCCGCGGACCTGCCGAATGCTCCCCTGGTCGCGCTCGTGGATCAGATCCAGAGCGACGGACATGGGCTCGTCATGTGCATGGGCAAGGGCGGCGTCGGCAAGACGACGATCGCTGCGGCCGTCGCACTCGCCTTGGCCGAACGCGGCCACGAGGTGCTGTTGACCACAACCGACCCGGCCGCCAACCTCACCGACACGCTCGGGGAGACGGTCGACCGCCTCACTGTCGCGCGGATAGACCCGGACAGCGCGCTCGCGCAGTACCGCTCCCATGTCATGGCGACGAAGGGCAGGGACCTTGACGAGCCGGGCCGTGCGGCGCTGGCCGAGGATCTGATGTCGCCGTGCACCGCGGAGGTCGCGGTCTTCCAGCAGTTCTCGCGGGCAGTTCACGACTCGAGACGCACGTTCGTCGTCATGGATACCGCGCCGACCGGTCACACGCTGCTCCTCCTGGACGCAGCCGGCTCGTATCATCGCGAGATCGCACGCCAGATGGGAGCGGCGAACATGGCGTACTCGACGCCTCTGATGCGCCTGCAGGATCCGGCGCAGACGAAGGTCATTCTCGTCACGCTCGCCGAGACGACGCCTGTCCTCGAAGCCGCCGATCTACAGGGGGATCTGGAGCGGGCAGGCATCCACCCGTGGGCATGGGTCGTGAACAGCTCGATCGCCGCGGCGCATCCCCGATCGGCGTTTCTCCGCACCCGCGCCCGCAACGAGGTCGCACAGATCGAGCGCGTGCGGGAACTGGCGGATCGCCTGGCGATCGTCCCACTGCTCTCGGAGGAACCGATCGGCGTGGCGCAGCTAGCCGCGCTGACCGGCGGTATGCCTCAGCTCGCATAG
- a CDS encoding phosphatase PAP2 family protein: MDDDDASEPVDGTAPAPVKIARLWWVVSAAAALLLVVLLGAVIVYRQADKPFGFEVEWMGELVEARAPVFTAPALVLNWIGGGIGGVAIVPLVIIGGLLIWRRPWAALYFVCATIASGLVVLVIKNLVGRPRPTDILVTADVGSFPSGHSANAALIATTLGIIFWRRWVWIVGAAYTLLMMLSRTYLGAHWISDTIGGMLVGVGLAVIIWAPFAFVLYRERRKPHPPIWVKVETPAVASDQSGESSL; encoded by the coding sequence ATGGATGACGACGACGCCTCGGAGCCGGTCGACGGCACAGCCCCCGCGCCGGTGAAGATCGCCCGCCTGTGGTGGGTGGTCTCAGCGGCGGCCGCGCTGCTGCTCGTCGTCCTGCTCGGCGCGGTGATCGTCTATCGCCAGGCGGACAAGCCGTTCGGCTTCGAGGTGGAGTGGATGGGCGAACTGGTCGAGGCTCGCGCGCCGGTGTTCACGGCCCCCGCGCTCGTCTTGAACTGGATCGGCGGGGGCATCGGCGGGGTCGCGATCGTTCCGCTCGTCATCATCGGCGGCCTGCTCATCTGGCGAAGGCCGTGGGCGGCGCTTTATTTCGTCTGTGCCACGATCGCGAGCGGGCTGGTCGTCCTCGTCATAAAGAACCTCGTCGGTCGTCCGCGTCCGACCGACATCCTCGTCACGGCCGACGTCGGCTCGTTCCCGTCCGGCCACAGCGCGAATGCGGCGCTCATCGCCACGACGTTGGGAATCATCTTCTGGCGAAGGTGGGTATGGATCGTGGGAGCCGCGTACACACTGCTGATGATGCTGAGCCGCACCTACCTCGGAGCGCATTGGATATCCGACACCATCGGCGGGATGCTCGTCGGAGTCGGCCTTGCCGTGATCATCTGGGCCCCGTTCGCGTTCGTGCTCTATCGCGAGCGCCGCAAACCACATCCACCGATCTGGGTGAAGGTCGAGACCCCAGCCGTGGCGAGCGATCAGTCGGGAGAAAGCTCGCTCTGA
- a CDS encoding NAD(P)-binding domain-containing protein codes for MTLLDLTPRVAAGDRLQTLPVAIIGAGPIGLAAAANLAERGIDFIVLEAGEAVAASVRAWGHTRLFSPWKHLVDPASRRLLEATGWELPDPERAPTGAELVDRYVLPLAQLAPIASRIRLGVDVIGVAREGMDRTRSRGRAATPFVLRTREGGAVEELSARAVIDASGTYLSPNSLSSNGLGLRGFDEIADVVTHALPDVLGRDRARFAGRHTTVVGAGHSAANTLLGLAELARQEPGTTVTWLIRNAKAVRVSSSADDELADRAALGGRVERAVADGRIDVVDGFEIIRARRVDDRAELVGHRGEEDVTHATDVIVNATGFRPDLDMLREVRIDLDDIVEAPRRLAPLIDPNVHSCGTVEPHGFRELTHPEHGFFIVGMKSYGRAPTFLLATGYEQVRSVTAWLAGDVASASNVELVLPATGVCSTNVGGGSGCCS; via the coding sequence ATGACCCTGCTCGACCTCACCCCGCGTGTCGCCGCCGGCGACCGCCTGCAGACCCTGCCGGTCGCGATCATCGGCGCCGGGCCGATCGGGCTCGCGGCGGCGGCGAACCTTGCGGAGCGAGGCATCGACTTCATCGTGCTCGAGGCGGGGGAGGCGGTGGCGGCGAGCGTGCGCGCGTGGGGCCACACCCGGCTGTTCTCGCCGTGGAAGCATCTGGTCGACCCGGCGTCTCGTCGGCTGCTGGAAGCCACCGGATGGGAGTTGCCCGATCCCGAGCGCGCGCCGACCGGGGCCGAACTCGTGGATCGTTACGTGCTGCCGCTGGCGCAACTCGCCCCGATCGCATCGCGGATCCGGCTTGGCGTCGACGTCATCGGGGTTGCGCGGGAGGGGATGGACCGGACTCGTTCCCGCGGGCGGGCGGCGACACCATTCGTGCTGCGTACGCGTGAGGGCGGTGCCGTCGAAGAGTTGAGCGCCCGGGCTGTGATCGACGCATCCGGAACCTATCTGTCGCCCAACTCCCTCTCCTCGAACGGGCTCGGTTTGCGGGGATTCGACGAGATCGCGGATGTCGTCACGCACGCGCTGCCCGACGTCCTCGGCCGTGATCGCGCACGGTTCGCGGGCCGGCACACCACCGTCGTCGGCGCTGGACACTCCGCAGCCAACACCCTGTTGGGCCTTGCCGAGCTGGCGCGGCAGGAACCGGGCACCACCGTCACCTGGCTCATCCGGAACGCGAAGGCCGTGCGCGTGTCGTCGTCGGCAGACGATGAGCTCGCCGACCGTGCAGCTCTGGGTGGACGGGTCGAACGCGCCGTCGCCGATGGACGCATCGACGTCGTCGACGGTTTCGAGATCATCCGTGCTCGGCGTGTCGATGACCGGGCGGAGCTGGTCGGCCACCGCGGCGAGGAGGACGTCACACACGCCACCGATGTCATCGTGAACGCGACCGGGTTCCGACCCGACCTGGACATGCTGCGCGAGGTCCGGATCGACCTGGACGACATCGTCGAAGCACCCAGGCGACTCGCACCGCTGATCGACCCGAACGTCCACTCGTGCGGGACCGTGGAGCCCCACGGCTTCCGCGAACTGACCCACCCCGAGCACGGGTTCTTCATCGTCGGCATGAAGTCCTACGGTCGCGCGCCGACATTCCTGCTCGCCACTGGATACGAGCAGGTTCGTTCCGTGACCGCATGGCTCGCGGGGGACGTGGCATCGGCGTCGAACGTGGAGCTCGTTCTGCCCGCGACAGGGGTGTGCTCGACGAACGTGGGCGGCGGCTCGGGCTGCTGCTCGTGA
- a CDS encoding arsenate reductase ArsC yields MSDKPTVLFVCVHNAGRSQMAAGFLRELAGGRIDVLSAGSEPKDAINPIAIQAMAEEGIDIAGNTPKILTVDAVRESDVVITMGCGDACPIFPGKRYEDWVLDDPAGQPIDVVRPIRDEIRSRVQTLVEELLPPAA; encoded by the coding sequence ATGAGTGACAAGCCGACCGTCCTCTTCGTCTGCGTGCACAACGCCGGTCGCTCGCAGATGGCCGCCGGCTTTCTGCGTGAGCTCGCCGGAGGCCGGATCGACGTGCTGTCTGCGGGTTCCGAGCCCAAGGACGCGATCAACCCCATCGCGATCCAGGCCATGGCCGAGGAGGGTATCGACATCGCCGGGAACACGCCGAAGATCCTGACGGTGGATGCCGTCAGGGAGTCGGACGTGGTCATCACGATGGGATGCGGCGACGCCTGCCCGATCTTCCCCGGCAAGCGCTACGAGGACTGGGTGCTGGACGACCCCGCGGGTCAGCCGATCGACGTCGTCCGGCCGATCCGCGACGAGATCCGGTCGCGCGTCCAGACGCTCGTCGAGGAGCTCCTCCCGCCCGCAGCCTGA
- a CDS encoding cation diffusion facilitator family transporter, translating to MSRIHDHDVHHDHEHGGHEHAGHDHEHGGHDHEHPTGVRGFLYSLFVPHTHDAADAIDDAMEASRAGIRALIVSFAVLLVTTILQAVVFFVSGSVALLADTIHNFSDALTAVPLWVAFVLGRRAATRRYTYGFGRAEDLAGLFIVAVVALSAIVAAWQSIDRLLHPQPLHNVGWVIAAGVIGFAGNEAVAIYRIRVGRRIGSAALVADGVHARTDGFTSLAVVIGGIGVLLGFPLADPLIGLVISATIFVLLIGTVRSIGRRLMDGIEPDLLGRVEHALEHVDGVQRVERVRLRWIGHRLEGDALVISPGDASRIAVEAEQSVRGHVKNIDEFLVGVRRDADSPAA from the coding sequence ATGAGCCGCATCCACGATCACGACGTGCACCACGACCACGAGCACGGCGGGCACGAGCACGCCGGGCACGACCACGAGCACGGCGGGCACGACCACGAGCATCCGACCGGCGTCAGGGGATTCCTGTACAGCCTGTTCGTCCCCCACACCCACGACGCGGCCGACGCGATCGACGATGCGATGGAGGCGAGCCGGGCCGGCATCCGCGCTCTGATCGTCAGCTTCGCCGTCCTGCTGGTCACGACCATCCTGCAGGCGGTCGTGTTCTTCGTCAGCGGCTCGGTCGCCCTGCTGGCCGACACGATCCACAACTTCTCCGACGCGCTGACCGCCGTGCCCCTGTGGGTCGCGTTCGTCCTCGGACGCCGTGCAGCGACCCGCCGCTACACCTACGGGTTCGGCCGTGCGGAGGACCTCGCCGGTCTGTTCATCGTCGCGGTCGTCGCGCTCTCGGCCATCGTGGCGGCCTGGCAGTCCATCGATCGCCTCCTGCATCCGCAGCCGCTGCACAACGTCGGATGGGTCATCGCCGCGGGCGTCATCGGGTTCGCGGGCAACGAGGCTGTCGCGATCTACCGCATCCGCGTCGGTCGCCGGATCGGCTCGGCCGCCCTCGTCGCCGACGGCGTGCACGCGCGCACCGACGGCTTCACGTCGCTGGCCGTCGTCATCGGCGGGATCGGTGTGCTGCTCGGCTTCCCGCTCGCCGATCCCCTCATCGGCCTCGTCATCTCCGCGACGATCTTCGTGCTGCTGATCGGCACGGTCCGCTCGATCGGCCGGCGCCTGATGGACGGCATCGAGCCCGACCTTCTCGGGCGGGTCGAGCACGCTCTGGAGCACGTCGACGGCGTCCAGCGCGTCGAGCGCGTGCGCCTGCGATGGATCGGCCATCGCCTCGAGGGCGACGCCCTGGTCATCTCGCCGGGCGACGCGAGCCGCATCGCGGTCGAGGCCGAGCAGAGCGTGCGCGGGCACGTCAAGAACATCGACGAGTTCCTCGTAGGCGTGCGTCGCGACGCCGACTCACCGGCAGCGTGA
- a CDS encoding ArsR/SmtB family transcription factor, whose amino-acid sequence MIPIEVTDAPATCCAPLVRETLSAQDAERLAHTMKALADPTRLRLLSIVAASDGAEACVCDLIEPVGLSQPTVSHHLKVLTEAGFLTRSKRGTWAYYALVPGALDQISGVLVAA is encoded by the coding sequence ATGATCCCGATCGAGGTGACGGATGCGCCCGCGACCTGCTGCGCGCCACTCGTCCGCGAGACGCTGTCTGCACAGGATGCCGAGCGCCTCGCGCACACGATGAAAGCCCTCGCCGACCCCACCCGCCTCCGGCTGCTGTCCATCGTGGCTGCCTCCGACGGAGCCGAAGCCTGCGTGTGCGATCTCATCGAACCGGTCGGCCTGAGCCAGCCCACCGTCTCACACCACTTGAAAGTGCTGACCGAAGCCGGCTTCCTCACCCGCAGCAAGCGCGGCACATGGGCTTACTACGCTCTCGTTCCGGGCGCCTTGGACCAGATCTCGGGCGTGCTCGTCGCGGCGTGA
- a CDS encoding N-acetyltransferase family protein, with protein sequence MLDERGRRLGLLLVITVRPLAPADWPEVEAIYAQGIEDGEATFEVATPTWEAFDAGKVRNLRLVAVDEADAVVGWAAASPVSSRPAYRGVVEHSVYVARSARGEGVGRLLLEAFIAEADEAGVWTVQSSVFPENAASLRLHQSAGFRVIGRRERIARSGVGPHAGRWRDTVLIERRSIRNGID encoded by the coding sequence GTGCTCGACGAACGTGGGCGGCGGCTCGGGCTGCTGCTCGTGATCACGGTCCGCCCTCTGGCGCCGGCAGATTGGCCGGAGGTCGAGGCGATCTACGCCCAGGGCATCGAGGACGGGGAGGCGACCTTCGAGGTCGCCACCCCGACCTGGGAGGCCTTCGATGCCGGCAAGGTCCGGAATCTTCGCCTGGTCGCAGTCGACGAAGCGGATGCCGTCGTGGGTTGGGCCGCGGCATCGCCCGTGTCGAGCCGGCCCGCGTACCGAGGCGTCGTCGAGCATTCGGTGTATGTGGCGCGGTCTGCCCGCGGCGAGGGAGTGGGGAGACTTCTGCTGGAGGCCTTCATCGCGGAAGCGGACGAGGCCGGTGTCTGGACGGTCCAGTCGAGCGTCTTCCCCGAGAACGCCGCGAGCCTGCGGCTCCACCAGTCCGCAGGATTCCGGGTCATCGGGCGACGCGAGCGGATCGCCCGCTCCGGCGTCGGACCACACGCCGGGCGGTGGCGTGACACCGTGCTCATCGAGCGCCGCAGCATTCGGAACGGCATCGACTGA